A region from the Lolium perenne isolate Kyuss_39 chromosome 4, Kyuss_2.0, whole genome shotgun sequence genome encodes:
- the LOC127348881 gene encoding GATA transcription factor 20-like, with product MDQLPQAVAAETQVGEEKPVMGYDGGRFEFDSVQPHKVETILSLLHGQEPAAPAESARPPYLTYLVPPIVVPPDFDRPAALTRYRAKKRRKSLRAVVKADYSCRRDVALRMERTRGRFVPSAKSPGSEPLTLCGSCGRRSDATPKMRRGPGGSRTLCNACGLMWDKTGKLRGMENEPCGGVRSRGV from the exons ATGGATCAGCTGCCgcaggcggtggcggcggagaCGCAGGTCGGAGAGGAGAAGCCGGTGATGGGGTACGACGGGGGGAGGTTCGAGTTCGACTCCGTGCAGCCGCACAAG GTGGAAACCATCCTGTCGCTGCTACACGGACAGGAACCTGCAGCTCCGGCAGAAAGCGCCAGACCACCGTATCTCACCTACCTG GTGCCGCCGATCGTGGTGCCCCCGGACTTCGACAGGCCGGCGGCGCTGACGCGGTACCgggcgaagaagaggaggaagagcctCAGGGCCGTGGTGAAGGCGGACTACAGCTGCCGCAGGGATGTCGCTCTCAG GATGGAACGCACGAGAGGGAGGTTCGTGCCGTCCGCGAAGAGCCCCGGTAGCGAGCCACTGACGCT GTGCGGCAGCTGCGGGAGGCGCAGCGACGCGACGCCCAAGATGCGGCGTGGCCCGGGCGGGTCCAGGACGCTCTGCAACGCCTGCGGCTTGATGTGGGACAAAACC GGGAAACTACGGGGGATGGAGAACGAGCCTTGCGGCGGCGTCCGCAGCCGAGGCGTGTAA
- the LOC139839251 gene encoding uncharacterized protein — MEGKMDALMKMIQDSEARMSREMGSIKLAVDDIKPDIITLQGSVSRLQPEMEQIKATFEAWRPEMEAKVVGLGDAVKDLRRQVDHIAKGVGAGALGRPPSAAPPSMSPSPSSAPSGAHSGQLGLGKEHLTGVVVVTDSPPSLPTPVTGQTTNLSMVPFDPGASATRVPLGNPPPHSDFPKFDGDNPRLWKKACEKYFRVYSVSTEFWVEHATMHFTGNAALWFQSAEDKIGEVTWSELCEIIYTRFDRGQYQMLYRQAFKIRQIGSVSDYIERFDTLMHHMLAYKPDLDPTFFTTRFIDGLHNEIKVVVLIQQPQSLETAVSLALLQEEIRDECYQPSSSSKSVSFVRVNSKALAPLSTVNTSNFKQRVLNPGDDKKGHEQSRQAIGSRKFAALKNYNQGEDETDQELHALSQQAMGGTENSTCFRLQGVIQGQEVLMLIDSGSTGNFISDSLASLLQGVQPMHSPVRVKVANGEILTGTSLIPNCEWHCQGATFNTTMKVIPLQCYDVILGIDWLKAQSPMEVDWNCKWIAVKQGSSRKGYLV, encoded by the exons ATGGAGGGCAAGATGGATGCGTTGATGAAGATGATCCAGGACTCGGAGGCTCGCATGTCGCGAGAGATGGGGTCTATCAAGCTCGCCGTCGACGACATCAAGCCCGACATCATCACGCTCCAAGGCTCGGTGTCACGGTTACAACCGGAGATGGAACAAATCAAGGCCACCTTCGAGGCTTGGCGGCCAGAAATGGAAGCCAAGGTTGTTGGCCTAGGCGACGCAGTGAAGGACCTGCGTCGGCAGGTGGATCACATCGCGAAGGGAGTGGGAGCTGGTGCGCTGGGAAGGCCTCCTTCAGCCGCCCCTCCATCGATGAGCCcatctccatcgagcgcgccttcaggcgcACACTCCGGGCAACTCGGCCTCGGCAAGGAACATCTCACCGGGGTTGTGGTGGTGACGGATtcgcctccgtcattaccaacccCGGTCACAGGTCAGACCACAAACCTGTCTATGGTCCCATTTGATCCTGGTGCTAGTGCTACTCGTGTTCCGTTGGGGAATCCTCCACCGCACTCAGATTTTCCAAAGTTTGATGGCGATAATCCGCGTTTGTGGAAGAAGGCTTGTGAAAAGTATTTCAGGGTCTATTCTGTCAGTACTGAATTTTGGGTAGAGCACGCTACAATGCACTTCACTGGTAATGCTGCGCTTTGGTTCCAGAGCGCAGAGGATAAAATTGGAGAAGTAACTTGGTCTGAGTTGTGTGAAATCATATATACTCGATTTGATCGTGGGCAATACCAGATGTTGTACCGACAAGCCTTTAAAATTAGACAAATAGGTTCTGTATCTGATTACATCGAGCGTTTTGATACTCTCATGCACCACATGTTAGCCTATAAACCAGATTTAGACCCTACTTTCTTTACTACCCGCTTTATTGATGGTCTGCATAATGAAATTAAAGTTGTTGTTCTTATACAACAACCACAAAGCTTGGAGACTGCTGTTTCTCTCGCACTGTTGCAGGAGGAGATTCGAGACGAATGTTACCAGCCCAGTTCGAGCAGCAAGTCTGTATCATTTGTGCGCGTCAACTCTAAAGCGCTGGCACCTTTATCAACAGTCAACACTAGCAATTTCAAACAAAGAGTGTTGAACCCAGGAGATGATAAAAAGGGGCATGAACAATCTAGGCAGGCTATCGGCTCTCGTAAATTCGCTGCTCTAAAGAATTAC AATCAAGGTGAGGATGAAACGGACCAAGAACTCCATGCCTTATCTCAGCAGGCGATGGGTGGGACAGAAAACAGTACATGTTTCAGATTGCAGGGTGTCATCCAGGGGCAGGAAGTACTGATGTTGATTGATTCAGGCTCAACGGGAAATTTTATCAGCGACTCTCTTGCATCACTCTTGCAAGGTGTGCAACCCATGCATAGCCCTGTCCGTGTGAAGGTGGCCAATGGAGAAATTTTAACAGGCACCTCTCTTATTCCTAATTGTGAGTGGCACTGTCAGGGAGCAACTTTCAACACCACCATGAAAGTGATACCGTTACAATGCTATGATGTAATCCTAGGTATTGATTGGTTGAAGGCACAGAGCCCCATGGAGGTGGACTGGAACTGCAAGTGGATAGCAGTGAAACAAGGGAGCTCAAGAAAAGGTTATTTGGTGTAA